One genomic segment of Aquipluma nitroreducens includes these proteins:
- a CDS encoding L-lactate MFS transporter translates to MNKTTNNRGWIITFAALGINLIMGTLYSWGVIKKALVSDWHWTNTDAALPFTVSAAVFAFTMIFAGRAQDKFGPKLVTIFGGIMLGGGLILSGFATSLMTMVFTFGVIGSIGIGLGYSAATPCAMKWFDSSKKGLIAGIVVSGVGLSPVYMTPITSTLLKAYGISNTFIILGVFAIAVVSVLSMFLADPTEDQAPKASAKQAASTQKGNDYTWSEVAKTPQFYLLWVMYLLAATAGLMLIAHLPSIAVAQADWKTAGFMLVVILSIFNAIGRLGAGALSDKVGRTRAMMIVFMIQAVNMFLFAFYTSIPMLVVGSAIAGISYGAVFSLFPTTTAEYFGMKNLGVNYGMIFTGWGIAGVVGPMLGGMVADKTGSYSNGYLVAGVFLILATILVSLLKAPKTRT, encoded by the coding sequence ATGAACAAAACAACTAACAACCGCGGGTGGATCATCACCTTTGCCGCCTTGGGCATAAACCTGATCATGGGAACGCTGTACTCGTGGGGAGTCATTAAAAAAGCCCTTGTAAGCGACTGGCACTGGACCAACACCGACGCTGCGCTTCCTTTCACCGTTTCAGCAGCCGTCTTTGCATTTACTATGATTTTTGCCGGAAGGGCACAGGATAAATTCGGCCCCAAACTAGTCACCATCTTTGGCGGGATTATGCTGGGAGGCGGACTCATTCTTTCAGGCTTTGCCACCAGCTTAATGACAATGGTTTTTACTTTTGGAGTAATTGGCTCCATAGGAATCGGCCTCGGATATTCGGCGGCGACACCTTGCGCCATGAAATGGTTCGACTCATCGAAGAAAGGTTTAATTGCCGGAATTGTGGTTTCGGGAGTGGGACTTTCTCCCGTTTATATGACACCCATTACCTCCACACTTCTAAAAGCTTACGGAATAAGCAACACATTCATTATTCTTGGTGTTTTTGCCATTGCAGTTGTCTCTGTTTTATCCATGTTTTTGGCTGATCCTACGGAAGATCAGGCACCAAAAGCTTCAGCCAAACAAGCAGCATCGACGCAAAAAGGGAATGATTATACCTGGAGCGAAGTGGCTAAAACTCCCCAGTTTTATTTGTTATGGGTGATGTATTTGCTTGCTGCAACTGCCGGATTGATGTTGATTGCACACTTACCAAGCATAGCCGTTGCACAGGCCGACTGGAAAACTGCCGGATTTATGCTGGTAGTCATTCTTTCTATTTTTAATGCGATTGGACGTTTGGGAGCAGGAGCTTTGTCAGATAAAGTTGGGCGTACCCGCGCTATGATGATTGTATTCATGATTCAGGCAGTAAATATGTTCCTGTTCGCTTTCTACACTTCAATTCCGATGCTGGTTGTTGGTTCTGCCATTGCCGGAATTTCATACGGAGCAGTATTTTCTTTGTTTCCAACTACCACTGCCGAATATTTCGGGATGAAAAATCTGGGTGTAAATTATGGAATGATTTTTACCGGATGGGGTATTGCAGGAGTTGTTGGCCCAATGTTGGGTGGAATGGTAGCTGACAAAACCGGTTCGTATAGCAATGGATACCTTGTTGCAGGCGTATTCCTTATTCTGGCTACTATTTTGGTAAGTTTACTCAAAGCCCCAAAAACCAGAACTTAA
- a CDS encoding Gfo/Idh/MocA family oxidoreductase: MTEKTNNRRDFLKKSLVAAAAITIIPRRVLGGNGFLAPSDQLTKAIIGVGGMGQGHIVYEGTRLLAICDVDKNHLSSTLQKVGSEVKGYSDFRELLLRPDIDIVHIATPPHWHGIMSVMAAEAGKDVWCEKPMTRTIGEGKRVMEAINATGKMFRLNTWFRFKDNFYGLNTPVKPLKKVVESGVLGWPLKVTISGVTGFDWKFYWVGKTNLSPQPVPEVLDYNMWLGPAPEKPYNVHRIHQTFRGYWDYDGGGLGDMGQHYIDPVQYFLGKDNTSPVKVEVDAPQQHYDAIGTWRKITYTYADGCQIILDGENKDQNAAYIEGPNGKIFKGFKSDIPNLNALIDTLPEPAPQISTFSESVRTRHKFALNEENGFRSATIVNLGVIALRLGRTLNFDPETLTFVNDDEANRLINQPMRGEWRI, encoded by the coding sequence ATGACAGAAAAAACAAACAATCGCCGCGATTTCCTGAAGAAATCGTTGGTAGCGGCTGCCGCGATTACAATTATCCCGCGGCGCGTCTTGGGTGGAAATGGCTTTCTTGCTCCAAGTGATCAGTTAACCAAAGCCATTATCGGAGTTGGCGGAATGGGACAGGGGCATATCGTTTACGAAGGCACCAGACTATTGGCCATTTGCGATGTGGATAAAAACCATTTAAGCAGTACCCTTCAAAAAGTTGGTTCTGAAGTGAAAGGATATTCCGATTTTCGTGAATTATTGCTTCGTCCGGATATTGACATTGTACACATCGCCACACCTCCTCACTGGCACGGAATTATGTCGGTAATGGCAGCCGAGGCAGGGAAAGACGTTTGGTGCGAAAAACCCATGACCCGGACCATTGGCGAAGGTAAGCGGGTAATGGAAGCGATCAACGCAACGGGTAAAATGTTCAGGCTAAATACCTGGTTCAGGTTTAAAGACAATTTCTACGGATTGAATACTCCGGTGAAACCGCTGAAAAAAGTAGTTGAAAGCGGAGTTTTAGGTTGGCCTTTGAAAGTAACAATCAGTGGAGTGACCGGCTTCGACTGGAAATTCTACTGGGTTGGAAAGACAAATCTGTCACCACAGCCTGTTCCTGAAGTACTCGATTACAACATGTGGTTGGGGCCAGCTCCCGAAAAACCATATAATGTACACCGCATACACCAGACATTCCGCGGATATTGGGATTACGATGGAGGCGGATTGGGCGATATGGGTCAGCATTACATCGATCCGGTTCAGTACTTTTTAGGAAAAGACAATACCAGCCCGGTAAAAGTGGAAGTGGATGCCCCTCAACAGCATTACGATGCCATTGGTACCTGGCGCAAAATAACTTATACTTATGCCGATGGTTGCCAGATTATTCTGGACGGTGAAAACAAAGACCAGAATGCAGCTTACATTGAAGGGCCAAACGGGAAAATATTCAAAGGCTTCAAGTCGGACATTCCGAATTTGAATGCCTTGATAGACACGCTTCCGGAGCCTGCACCTCAGATTAGCACTTTCAGCGAATCGGTTCGTACCCGACATAAATTTGCCTTGAACGAAGAAAATGGTTTCCGCTCGGCTACCATTGTAAATTTGGGAGTCATCGCATTGCGCTTGGGCCGCACACTCAACTTCGATCCGGAAACGCTGACCTTTGTCAACGATGATGAAGCGAACAGGTTAATTAATCAACCAATGCGCGGAGAATGGAGGATATAG